Genomic DNA from Novipirellula galeiformis:
TCGAAGCAATGCGTTGTTTTGGAAGTTGCGTTGTTGCCGTTCTTGCCTGCTAAATTATAACCCGACGCGTCAGCGAGGGACCGAGTCACGAGTGATATTCCCTCGCTTACACTTCGGGTTATGAAAACGTGTCACTTCCAAAGGCGTTGCCTGAGGATGTCATAGGATTGTCCCGCTAGGGCGAAACGCAAAGATCGCGGAGCGATCAGCGACGCTTGGCGATCACGCCGACGCGGATGTCACAGACGTTGGTGCCGGTTGGGCCAGATTGGATTAGACCGCCGGTTTGCGCAAAGAAATGATAGGCATCGTTGCGTCGCAAAAAATCGGCGATGTCGAGTTGTTTTTCGCTGGCGATGCGATGCACGCTCGCGTCCAATATCGCACCGGCAGCATCGGTGGGGCCATCTTCGCCGTCGGTGCCGCCGGATAATAAGGCAATTTGGCTCCACTCTTCTGGCGTTAAATCGCAGTCCAAGAGGGTTTGATAGGCGGCCAGGACAAGTTGTTGATTGCGGCCGCCGAGTCCGCGGATCTCCGCGGGCGCGAGCGTGACGACCGGTTCGCCACCGGTGATCAAACAATTCGATCGATGCTCGTCGTCGCTGCGAAGCATCGCCACCAACATCTCGGCAAACTCGCGTCCCACCGTTTCGGCGGACGGTTCGGCGGTTTTGGCTGAGTGCATGATATGGTTGTAGCCGAGCCGCTCGGCAACGATCCCGGCTTCATCGACCGCCAGTGCATTGTTGCCGATGATGCAGGTCGTGGCGGTCGTTGTGGGAGGCGGATTCGTGACGGGGGCGGAATTCAGGGCGTCGTAGACCGATGCGGGCAAGTTTCGCTGGGGATCGAATTTCGCCAGTACATCCAACGCGTCCGTGTTGCTCGACGTGTCCTCCACCGTGGGTCCCGAAGCGATCAAGTCGATGGGATCGCCGAGCACATCGGATAGGATCAAGGTGATCAATTGCTTGGCGCGACACGCACGCAGCAATCCGCCTCCTTTGACATCGCTGAGATGTTTGCGAACGGTATTCAGCTCGGTGATGTCCGCGCCGGACGCACTGAGATGCCGGATCACCGCGAGTTTGTCCTCGAGGGTGACACCGGAGATCGGCGCGGGAAGCAACGCGCTGCCTCCGCCGGAAATCAACGCGAT
This window encodes:
- a CDS encoding glycerate kinase type-2 family protein, coding for MPSLRQDALSIWNAGVDSVRAHELVVSQIQVEYDQLCIADHVFSLADFDRIVVVGAGKAATAMATGLTAAIGDRLPIEGWINVPEGTVPAEGSEVLRHIHIHPARPASVNEPTSDGVYGTEQILRLVRAANPRDLCIALISGGGSALLPAPISGVTLEDKLAVIRHLSASGADITELNTVRKHLSDVKGGGLLRACRAKQLITLILSDVLGDPIDLIASGPTVEDTSSNTDALDVLAKFDPQRNLPASVYDALNSAPVTNPPPTTTATTCIIGNNALAVDEAGIVAERLGYNHIMHSAKTAEPSAETVGREFAEMLVAMLRSDDEHRSNCLITGGEPVVTLAPAEIRGLGGRNQQLVLAAYQTLLDCDLTPEEWSQIALLSGGTDGEDGPTDAAGAILDASVHRIASEKQLDIADFLRRNDAYHFFAQTGGLIQSGPTGTNVCDIRVGVIAKRR